In Bacteriovorax stolpii, a single genomic region encodes these proteins:
- a CDS encoding flagellin, with translation MGLRINTNVASLNAQRNLGSTRISMNKSLEKLSSGQRINRAGDDAAGLAISENLKAQIKGLGQAERNAEDGISLVQIAEGALGEVSNILIRLRELGVQAASDTIGATERKFLNVEFEQLTSEVDRIANSTEFNRVPLLNGTGAVFDIQIGTRNDPISDRLTFDASSADVNVAALGLNLASVSDKISAQNSLTSIDQAIISVSGIRADFGALQNRLQSTVNNIQTSVENLAAANSRVRDTDIAAETAELTKQNILMTAGTSVLAQANSSTNNALSLIQAASQR, from the coding sequence ATGGGACTTCGAATTAACACGAACGTTGCGTCGTTAAACGCACAAAGGAATCTAGGTTCAACTAGAATTTCTATGAACAAGTCTTTGGAGAAACTTTCTTCAGGGCAAAGAATCAACAGAGCTGGTGACGATGCTGCCGGTCTCGCAATCTCAGAAAACTTAAAAGCGCAAATTAAAGGTTTAGGACAAGCGGAAAGAAACGCTGAAGACGGTATCTCTCTGGTTCAAATCGCGGAAGGTGCATTAGGGGAAGTTTCAAACATCCTAATCAGACTTAGAGAACTAGGAGTACAAGCTGCTTCTGATACTATCGGAGCAACAGAAAGAAAGTTTCTTAACGTGGAATTTGAACAGTTAACTTCGGAAGTTGACCGTATTGCCAACTCAACAGAATTCAACCGCGTACCATTACTTAACGGAACTGGTGCTGTGTTTGATATTCAAATCGGAACAAGAAATGATCCTATCTCTGACCGTTTAACGTTTGATGCTTCATCAGCTGACGTTAACGTAGCAGCTCTAGGTCTAAACCTTGCTTCAGTATCTGACAAAATTTCAGCTCAAAACTCACTGACGTCGATTGACCAAGCGATCATTTCGGTTTCAGGGATCAGAGCGGACTTCGGTGCTCTTCAAAACAGACTTCAGTCGACAGTAAACAACATTCAAACAAGTGTTGAAAACCTGGCTGCTGCAAACTCTCGTGTAAGAGACACAGACATCGCTGCAGAAACTGCAGAATTAACAAAACAGAATATCTTAATGACTGCAGGTACATCAGTTTTAGCGCAAGCGAACTCAAGTACAAACAATGCATTGAGCTTGATCCAGGCTGCTTCTCAGAGGTAA
- a CDS encoding flagellin — MGLRINTNVPSLSAQRSLGINTRNLNDNLRKLSSGERITRSGDDAAGLAISENLKAQIRGMRQAKRNAGDAVSLLQVAEGGMNEISNIIIRLRELSVQAASDTVGPTERGFSDIEFQNLKEEIDRIAKSTEFNGIKLLDGSGGKLEFQVGTKNDPVLDRLHYDGSGADASLKSLGLEIDGVSTKEGAQQVLKKLDDALVQINGTRANFGALQNRLQSTQNNLEISDENLSAANSRIRDVDVASETADMTKNNILLSAGISVLSQANQAPNTALKLLNG, encoded by the coding sequence ATGGGATTAAGAATTAATACGAACGTGCCTTCGTTATCAGCACAAAGATCTCTAGGGATCAATACAAGAAACCTAAACGATAACCTTAGAAAGTTATCTTCAGGGGAACGTATTACTCGCTCAGGTGACGATGCAGCAGGTTTAGCAATTAGTGAAAACTTAAAAGCACAGATACGAGGAATGAGACAAGCTAAGCGTAACGCTGGCGACGCTGTTTCACTGTTACAAGTGGCAGAAGGTGGAATGAATGAGATTTCTAACATCATTATCAGACTTAGAGAACTTTCAGTCCAAGCCGCTTCTGATACAGTGGGACCTACAGAGAGAGGTTTCTCAGACATTGAATTCCAAAATCTCAAAGAAGAGATCGACAGAATTGCAAAGTCTACAGAATTCAACGGAATCAAACTTCTCGATGGTTCAGGCGGAAAACTCGAATTCCAAGTTGGTACTAAAAATGATCCAGTCCTCGATAGACTTCACTACGATGGCTCTGGAGCGGACGCATCCCTCAAATCACTTGGTTTGGAGATTGATGGGGTGTCTACGAAAGAAGGAGCACAGCAAGTGCTTAAGAAGCTTGACGACGCCTTGGTGCAAATCAACGGTACTCGTGCAAACTTCGGTGCCCTTCAGAACAGGTTGCAGTCAACTCAAAACAACCTTGAGATCAGCGATGAGAACTTATCAGCTGCTAACTCAAGAATTAGAGATGTTGATGTAGCTTCTGAAACGGCCGACATGACAAAGAATAACATTCTTC
- a CDS encoding GNAT family N-acetyltransferase translates to MNDSSFSLTTLSANPEYFESVIALIEREFHYSSELSFARDFALLMDPLNFENCYLYVDTTTNQVVSHLALCPRVMTKNNHQIKVAFIGGIATVKEYRGRDLFKGLMNHALNEHSKECALFILWSEITGLYEKFGFHLSGGLIETGHAVFTNNDRPVGFQKTTFKDLSPKDFDSLRSVYSQFNEKYFFTVIREEKEWSIIKEMTSIDLYIRKNPDGVLEQYFCVNKGRDLSNIIHEIGCLPDQYLPLMKTLQRFKTWLPESELSLSSNKDIFFTAFMRLGNYQVLKEFLQKTSDGALELYDMTGDQVKFKFEQKEYQATHQDFLQYLFGPRPSVEFEKFLLSPYITGTDSI, encoded by the coding sequence ATGAATGATTCATCATTTTCCCTTACCACTTTGTCTGCTAACCCCGAATATTTTGAGAGTGTGATCGCTCTTATTGAGAGGGAATTCCACTACTCTAGCGAACTTTCCTTCGCGCGCGACTTCGCTCTCTTAATGGACCCGCTTAATTTTGAAAATTGTTATCTCTATGTAGACACAACAACCAACCAAGTGGTTTCACATTTAGCATTATGTCCTCGAGTGATGACAAAAAATAATCACCAGATCAAAGTCGCTTTCATTGGTGGTATTGCTACAGTGAAAGAGTATAGAGGAAGAGATCTTTTTAAAGGCCTGATGAACCACGCTTTAAATGAACATTCTAAGGAGTGTGCTCTTTTTATTTTATGGAGTGAAATCACCGGCCTCTATGAAAAATTTGGTTTTCACTTGAGTGGCGGTCTTATTGAAACAGGACACGCTGTCTTCACTAACAACGATCGCCCTGTAGGATTTCAGAAGACAACATTTAAAGACCTCTCTCCTAAAGATTTCGATTCTCTAAGAAGTGTGTATTCACAATTTAATGAAAAATATTTTTTTACTGTTATCAGAGAAGAAAAAGAATGGTCCATCATTAAAGAAATGACTTCTATTGATCTTTATATCAGGAAAAATCCAGATGGCGTTTTAGAGCAGTACTTCTGTGTAAATAAAGGAAGAGATCTTTCAAATATTATTCATGAAATCGGCTGCCTTCCTGATCAATACCTACCCCTTATGAAAACTCTTCAGCGTTTTAAAACCTGGCTTCCGGAAAGTGAACTTTCTCTTTCGAGTAACAAGGATATCTTTTTTACTGCTTTCATGCGCCTTGGAAACTATCAGGTCTTAAAAGAGTTCCTGCAAAAAACCAGCGATGGGGCTCTGGAGCTGTATGATATGACCGGCGATCAGGTCAAATTTAAATTTGAACAAAAAGAATACCAGGCCACTCACCAGGATTTCCTGCAGTACTTATTCGGGCCTCGTCCATCTGTGGAATTTGAAAAATTCCTGCTGTCCCCATACATTACAGGGACAGACAGTATTTAG